Within Coregonus clupeaformis isolate EN_2021a chromosome 20, ASM2061545v1, whole genome shotgun sequence, the genomic segment TTGAAGGGAACTTTGTTTATCCCCCATGCAAACTCTTGACAGCATCATTAGTTGTTACTTACACATTCAGAAGACAAAATGGCCTATATCTTTGTGTTGCTGTTGTAAGCAATATTGTAATTTTCCATTTAGGCTTATCCTGGCTGACTCTAAACATAAAACCAAATTTGGGAAAGCTTGGAAAAAGCTTTAGACATTGTACAGTTTCTTTTTCTCCATTTTTTTTGTTATGCATTAACAATGGATGCTGCCAGTTTGTGCTGCACAGCAATATACCAAGGGGCAGATCAAGTTGGGGTTTGGATGAAATGAAGTAACATCAATACCACAGGTCCAATTGGCACCCAATGCATAAATGAATGCTCTGAGACCACTCAAGTGTGTCATGAAATCTATATAGTTTTCATATTCCTCAGTAGTTCCACTGACTGCACTGGATATAAATATATTACAATGATATAGAAATTACATTTTCAAACCCCTATATAATACATGAATACAGTACAAGGAGACTTTGCTATGTTAgaagtaaaaaaacaacaactgaaaccCTAGTTAGTTGAGCATGGAAAGGATTGGTGCAAAGTTTATCTTGGATGATACAAGTGCCTCAGCCCTCAAACGTCAGCTTGTGTATTGCTGCAAGTCAGCGACATCATCTGAACCCCAGGAGCCTCCAGCTCAGTCTTGATGGATCCCTGTCTTGCTGAGCCCAATACTGTTCTTCATCTTGTGTTGTCACAACACCCTGCTACCTTGATTCACTCTTGGTCGTTGGCTAGGTTTTGGATTTATTACTTTCGAGGCCGAACAATCAGTGGACCAGGCTGTCAACATGCATTTTCACGACATCATGGGCAAAAAAGTGTGTAGTTGTAGTTTTATTTTACCCTCAAGATCAAACTGAGGCTTGGGCGACAGGAAGCATTGTTTGGCACTGTTAACGTTGAGTTACAGCTCTTATTTTCAGGGGCCACCAAAATAAGGTTGAAGGCCTAAAGCTCTTTTAAACTTCATATTTTAATGACATGGCTGAAGATCGCTGATATGTGGTACTCCAAAGGTTTTCCTAAAAGATCAGGTCACAATGTTTTTTCTGGATCACATAACATTTCAATGGCCTGGTTGACCTTACTCGGTCACCCCTCCTGAAATATTAGTGACAACTTCTGTAGTCGCCCAAGGCTTTGTTTATTTTGACCTCTCCTTTAGGTTGTAAAAGGTATTCCATATCTTATTTCAAACAATACTTGCTCTGGCTTTGGAGATTTAAGGGAGTGGCCAGTTTTGGATCATATAATGGGAGATGAGTTTAGCCTAAAACGCTTTATTTTACCACAAAGAAATCACCTAAAGGATTGGTCTTGTTCCTTTTTCTTTTTTGATTGTTTTGTTGGCAGGTCACTTACTTTTTGAGTTATTTGATATATTTCCTTGTCAACTTAAAAATAACAACCTAAATTAAGTGACCTCAGTTTAAGAATCTCCATACAGTGTCGATCACATCTAAGAACCAAAATGTGTGCCTGAAGCCACAGTTCTGTGATACCAGTAGTTTATTTTTAAATTGTCATTAATGATTTGCTTCtgaaacaacttggaaaatttgCAGTCAATAGTGTGATTTTACCCCCCCAAACGAGGACACATAACGTCTTAGTCTTTGATTGAAAGAGAACATCTAAATGTCCACATGGACAATGACATATGTACCCATTTTTCATAGTTTACATTTTTTTGACCTCCATTAAAATTATGAACTCAACCCATGTCTGTTCATAATTGATGTATGAGACCCTACCTACATTCTGCTATCCTCTTACTGACTCTCCTTGACTGTCCTGATTTCCAGCAGGAATCGGACATTTACATGATCTTGAGTTGACATTACCTTGGGCTTTGACTTGAGGGAGTTAGGGGGATATAAGTTACAAAATTAGAAAGTGGAGCATGTCAAACTGTGGGACAAATCCCAGTTCTGCTGTTGGGTAGTGTATTGAAGTCATGGTATCCATCACTCCCAGCCACGATGCCCGCGGGAGAAGACCCATGTAGCTGTGCTATAGGCGGAGGGCCACTCGTGGAAACATGCTTGTAATTAGGTCGACAGAGAAGGAAGAGGCGAGGCAAAGAAAGTGGCACCACCTTAAAGCAGAGTAAATATTGAGATTCATTTTTCCTCATGCAAGGTGACCCCAATAACTCAACCTCGATAGAGCCTAGTCTATTTCTGTCTAgtactcccccccccccacctagTTTTAAACCCATTTTTCGCTCTGGTAAACTGCTGGTATCTCTGTGGCTGGCTAGCTACAACAAGTGCTACTATTTTATAGGGCAGATAATGGCTGGTAGCCTCACAAGCCATCTGGTGTGATACAAAATAATTGGCTTTTCAACCTCATTGAACAATAGTCCAGTCCAATAGCAAGTGCTTCTGTTCTGTGTGAGCAAATCAGATGGGTATTGGTCAATTAAGCACCATTGCAATTTTCTCCATTATCTGACACGGTATGAAGATTCATTTCTAAATTGACTTATGACTGTCCATTTGTATTATCTGCATGTTTTACCTCTTATTCTGATAGATATGATACACATTTCTTTCTACATCCATCTCCCTCTGAAATTCTACTACAAGTTAAATATAATTGAGATTCTTTAAATGTTAGCTGGGAAAAGGTAAGTCTTTACCTTCCAATATATGTTTTTATCAAAATTAAAGGGCACAAAAACAGGAAATAGGAATATGTTTCTCAGATAGACAGATTGTAAAATTACTGACATTTTTTGCACCATTTAAATCAATTGCTATTATTTTATGCTCTATTCAAAATGATTTAACCAACAATTAAGCAATGTCTAATTGTGACTGAAGTACCTGAGAAACATATTGTTAAGCAACTCCCCTTAAAAAGTATCTATCTGCGTTAGGCAGAAGTGTATTGGCCCAGATAAGATGTAAAACTGAAACCCTCTCAAGCTGATATGTTAAAGAGAAATATTAGTAATGGGTGAGATCAGGTAAGGAAGGTATTTTGGTGATAAACTTCTGGTCTTGCAAATTGTGCCCTCCTTATCCTTTCTCCAGGTGGAAGTGAAAAAGGCTGAACCTCGGGACAGCAAAGCTCCTGGCCAACTTGAACCTAACCAATGGGGACCCAGAGGCATCCTGAGTGCAGCCAATGGTTGGTCGGCACAGCCTGCCCAGGGCTGGCAGCAGAGTTATGGCCCTCCTGGTGAGTGGGAGACCAGCCAGAGCAGAGAACACAACTCGTTCTCTCAGACCaggaaaatcaatcaatcaatcaattttattttatatagcccttcttacatcagctaatatctcgaagtgctgtacagaaacccagcctaaaaccccaaacagctagtaatgcaggtgtagaagcacggtggctaggaaaaactccctagaaaggcgaaagcctaggaagaaacctagagaggaaccaggctatgaggggtggccagtcctcttctggctgtgccgggtggagattataacagaaccatgccaagatgttcaaaaatgttcataagtgacaagcatggtcaaataataatcaggaataaatctcagttggcttttcatagccgatcattaagagttgaaaacagcaggtctgggacaggtaggggttccataaccgcaggcagaacagttgaaactggaatagcagcaaggccaggcggactggggacagcaaggagtcaccacggccggtagtcccgacgtatggtcctagggctcaggtctctcagttggcttttcatagccgatcattaaagagttgaaaacagcaggtctgggacaggtagggggtttcgtagccgcaggcagagacagttgaaactggaatagcagcaaggccaggcggactggggacagcaaggtgtcatcatgcccggtagtcctgacgtatggtcctagggctcaggttctcagagagaaagagagaacgagagaattagagagagcatacttaaattcacacaggacactggataagacaggagaagtactccaggtataaccaactaaccccagccccccgacacataaactactgcagcataaatactggaggctgagacaggagcggtccggagacactgtggccccatccgaagaaacccccggacagggccaaacaggaaggatataaccccacccactccgccaaagcacagcccccgcatgACATTCTATTATACCTAGGAGAAAGATGGTATTGGAAACCGTTAAAATGCCTGATGCCTTTTGTTATATTAACATTGTATTTCTAGGTCCGCATTGAAACTTTACTTTGAGGAATGATCAACGTACTgactgtacagtactgtagttACAAATTACATATTGAGGAATTGGTTTTGTGCCAGCAtaaatatactcaaatattttcTCTTTTGAAGGAGTCTGGGTGTCTACAGGCCAGCCCTTGGGTACGTTTAGTCTTTGAATCACTTTACTTTTTCGGACATTTCTCACTAACTTGCTTTTTAAAATAGTAAGCTATTGTCTTGTAATGGTTAACTTATCAAGAATTGTATTGTGTCATAGACATTGCCTTGCACTTTTATATTTTATGTATTGACCAATTGGGTTAAGCACCAGTGTTCTCACGGTGTCAGCTGGAATGGCTGAGGGCACTCTGATAATTTCCCTCTAGAGACAGATAATGGACTTATTATCATTATTCTTAACTCTCTTCACCCTTCCTTAAGTCTTATATCATACAACCCCAAACCACCCCAGCGGTGAAAATGATATCTAATATACAGTGTCTACTGACAGTGGGTTTCAACCAGGATATATCCAAGACTGAAAATGTACCAATAGACACCTGTCATCATGTGTTCAGTAGCTGTTATGTTCTGTCTGACTCAGGTGGGTACGGACCCCCTTTATCTGTGGGCCGTGGAGCTCCCGCCCAGCCCCCTTCACCGTTCAACGCATTCCTCGTCACAACGACCCCGGCGGGGGGTTTTGGGGCACCTCAGGCCTTCGCTCAGCAGGGATACAGCACACCACCTCAGTTTGGTCAGTATCTGCACTGTATTGTCATAAGAAAAGCATTTTTCTATTCATGTAAATTGATTTGTTTTCATATTGCCAATATTGCAATAAACAATATTGTTATGCCCCCAAAAATTATTACAGCGTTTTGTAAAAAATAACAATCATTGCTTTATGAAGAATGTTTTTGCCAAATGTACAAATTCCTCCTCAAGAAACTCAAATAACAGTGCGAGTTTCAAATGCAGGCATCGTTAAAAGTCAGGTCAAACTGAGGAAAATAATTGTTATTTCAACACCAGCTTTGTCGTGAAAAAATTAATAGCTGGTCTGCAGCACTAACAGTAATGTAACGGCAACAGTAACACATGTTTAGAGTTCTCAAATATTTTTTAGTTATCTTCACAAGAACGTTAATATCGTCTTCacaatatataatttttttatactgccaaTGTATGATTACATCCTAACATCGTCCAACCCTACTGCCTAGGCTGACAATGGTTGTTGTATGATTATTTAGATTATAATAAAATGAAAATATATCATACAGGTGATCTTTCATAGTTCGGAATGTACAACATTATAACTACTCTTCCATCTGGCACTGGTTTAGGGTACACTTTTGGCACGCCTCAAGGTGAGCAGTATGCCCCACAAGGAGTGCCACCCCCACCCACGACTCCGGTAACAGGGCCGCTAGGGTTTGTTCCAGCCACCACACCTACTCAGGacatcagcaaagcacccacgGGACAGCCAGACTTCCCTTACAGCCAATATGGTAAGTAGAGCCTCCATGCAGTCCTCAGCCCCACCCTCTACCTTGCTGTTATTATGGCTTATACTGGATAGATCCATTTTGTTGGATGCTTTATTGGGTCAAACAACCCGTCCTCCCTAGCCAAAGCTCATTACTACAACCCTAAAACAAGCAGGAGCTTGCCCCTTTGTTTACCATGTAGCTTTAACGACATCACATGCATACACACGCTTGCatacatccccccccccccccccggctTGGCCATGAAGATGCCATAGAAGTCCCACCATACCCAGGACTCTTCAGTGTCACCCTTTTCAGAATATTCCAGGTAGGGCTGTGTAATGATGTGGATGGGTAACCAATGATGGGTTTGAATTAGATCATCCTGCCTCGCAATGTTGTTTTTGAGAGGAGTTGGAATGCCCACCAAACTGCAGACATACCTAGGAAGATACTATATTTTACTGGCAAAGGTTACAGGCAGTTTGACCAATTGTTCCCTTTTTGGTATTGACTTGGCTGGCTTTTCTCTCCTGGCATGAGCTCCATGGTGTCAATGGATCCTGCACATAATATTTATCCTGAAAGTAATTGGTCTGAAACCTATCTTTCCCCGCAAACAAATATGAAAGCTGTTCTGAGAAGACTCAAGGCAATGCATCAGTATGCAATGTATCAGGATTTTTTTCGATTCCTCTCCAATTATACTTATTGTACCAAGTTGGGTACAAATAAATCCAGCATTGTCATCAACTGAGGGGCTCTTGCATAAGGTCTCTTCCTCCTTAGTAAACAAAATGCCTTGGTAAGTCCTTGCTTTTTGAAAAGTTCATTTATGTTGCTTAGTTAGTTcattctgtctgccccctcctcGTCCCCAATGGCATTTGTCCTTAGTGAACAAAAAACTGTGGGGAGAGACAGACCTAGATATCTTGTTTAGTTAATGGCTCGTACacagtacagtgcatttggaaagtattcagaccccttgactttttccacattttgttatgttacagccttattctaaaatggattaaatgtttttcctcatcaatctacacacaataccccataatgacaaagcgaaaacaggtttttagacattttagcaaatgtattaaaaataaagtacataaataccttatttacgtaagtattcagaccctttgctatgagactcgaaattgagctcaggtgcgtcctgtttccattgatcatccttgagatgtttctacaacttgattggagtccacctgtgggaaattcaattgattggacatgatttggaaagacacacacctgtctagataaggtcccacagttgacagtgcatgtcagagtaaaaaccaagccatgttgtcgaaggaattgtccgtatagctccgagacaggattgtcgaggcacagatctggggaagggtaccaaaaaatgtctgcagcattgaaggtcgccaagaacacagtggcatccatcattcttaaatagaagaagtttggaaccaccaatactcttcctagagctggccgcccagccaaactgaacaatcgggggagaagcgctttggtcagggaggtgaccaagaacccgatggtcactctgaaagaactccagagttcctctgtggcgatgggagaaccttccagaaggacaaccatctctgcagcactccaccaatcaggcctttatggtagagtggccagacggaagccactcctcagtaaaaggcacataacagcccacttgggagtttgccaaaaggcacctaaagactctcagaccatgagaaacaagattctctgttctgatgaaaccaagattgaactctttgacctgaatgccaagagtcacgtctggaggaaacctggcaccatccctatggtgaagcatggtggtggcagcatcatgctgtggggatgtttttcagcggcagggactgggagactagtcgggatcgaggaaaagattaacagagcaaagtaaagagatacttgatgaaaacctgctccagagcgctcaggacatcagactggggcgacggttcaccttccaacaggacaacgaccctaagcacacagccaagacaacgcaggagtggcttcagtccaagtctcaatgtccttgagtggcccagccagatcccggacttgaacccgatcgaacatctctggagagacctgaaaatagctgtgcagcgacgctccccatccaacctgacagagcttgagaggatctgcagagaagaattggagaaactccccaaatacaggtgtgccaagcttgtagcgtcatacccaagaagactcgaggctgtaatcgctgccaaatgtgcttcaacaaagtactgagtaaagggtctgtatacttatgtaaatgtgatatttctgtttatttttaatacatttgcaaaaatgtctttacctgtttttgctttgtcattatggggtatggtgtgtagattgatgagggaaataaacaatttaatccattttagaataaggctgtaacgtaacaatgtgggaaaagtcgagggtagaatactttccgaatgcactgcataagTTGTATATATCCCTGTAACTGTCAGTTGTGAGATTCCCATCTTGTTCAGTGTTTCATGCTTGTGCTTTGCCTACCCATCCTGCTCTTTCCCGTTAGCATTAGCTGCCTACTTTAGAATCATTTAGTAAGGTAACCATAGGCAGCAAAGGGCATTAGCAAGTAGCCCCCCATTCACCTTATGTGTTTGTAATTCCAGATGGATGTGTGTTGTGATGGTAGGAGTCTAAGAGCAATCAGAGGGAGTATAGTTATTTAGTGTTAAGCCAAGCCCTAGTGCCAGGTCTAAGAAGGGGACAATGTTAAAGTAAAGTAGACTGTCTGGGTTACGTCAACCTAGTCTCCTCGTCTCCCTGATAGGCTTGAGTATCTACCCTCAGGAGCCCTCTTCCTACGGACCAACGCGTCCTTCTCACAGTAATGGTCAGGATGTGCAGGGAGGAAGTAGTGCAGGTAGGTGTGAGCATTGTCTTTTCCAACCACCAAAAGTACAGTTCTATATGTAGTCGTATAGCTGCTACGTCAATGTTCCTTTGCGTCCCTTTCCCCTGTATGTGCTTTTGTATGTTTGTGCATACAAAGTACATACTTCTAGAGTATACTAAAATACAGCTACAGTATTCAATGATTTGAGATTGAGATCTTTTTGAATGACCTAATCTCATGGTATGAAAAATCTGCTTTATTTTAGATCCAGAATAATAAAACAATGAACAGGGTTACATGCCTGTTGAATGTTAACACGTCTCATTTCCTAGTGTAGCTGTAGTTTATTATACCAACAACACCTGGTCCTCAGATTTTTTGTCCACTCTGCCTTGCTTTGCCGGTAAAAAATATGATCTAATTGACTAAATGTGTTCATGGTATAATATGTTTAACATTTTCATTTTGCTCTCTGTTGTTGAAAGTGTTAGCAGTCAATTCACTTGCTGTTTTTCCAATATGCCATCTCCTATTGACAGCTAAAAGATGATAATCAGAGGAAAGATTGTATGAAGAAACAAACACTTGTGGCTGGTGAATGAATACCCCATTTCTATTTGATTTCTCAGGTCATATTA encodes:
- the LOC121533645 gene encoding DAZ-associated protein 1 isoform X2 — protein: MIAHPFPALALEMNSNLAGDEVGKLFVGGLDWSTTQETLRNYFSQYGEVVDCVIMKDKTTNQSRGFGFVKFKDPNCVGTVLETKPHNLDGRNIDPKPCTPRGMQPEKVRTKDGWGSKADSNKSKKIFVGGIPHNCGEPELRDYFNRFGVVTEVVMIYDAEKQRPRGFGFITFEAEQSVDQAVNMHFHDIMGKKVEVKKAEPRDSKAPGQLEPNQWGPRGILSAANGWSAQPAQGWQQSYGPPGVWVSTGQPLGGYGPPLSVGRGAPAQPPSPFNAFLVTTTPAGGFGAPQAFAQQGYSTPPQFGYTFGTPQGEQYAPQGVPPPPTTPVTGPLGFVPATTPTQDISKAPTGQPDFPYSQYGLSIYPQEPSSYGPTRPSHSNGQDVQGGSSAGYGQDLSGFGHTFADPSQQTASYGAPTAQPAAGPQPTAAAFARGQNHNVTGFHPYRR
- the LOC121533645 gene encoding DAZ-associated protein 1 isoform X1 produces the protein MIAHPFPALALEMNSNLAGDEVGKLFVGGLDWSTTQETLRNYFSQYGEVVDCVIMKDKTTNQSRGFGFVKFKDPNCVGTVLETKPHNLDGRNIDPKPCTPRGMQPEKVRTKDGWKGSKADSNKSKKIFVGGIPHNCGEPELRDYFNRFGVVTEVVMIYDAEKQRPRGFGFITFEAEQSVDQAVNMHFHDIMGKKVEVKKAEPRDSKAPGQLEPNQWGPRGILSAANGWSAQPAQGWQQSYGPPGVWVSTGQPLGGYGPPLSVGRGAPAQPPSPFNAFLVTTTPAGGFGAPQAFAQQGYSTPPQFGYTFGTPQGEQYAPQGVPPPPTTPVTGPLGFVPATTPTQDISKAPTGQPDFPYSQYGLSIYPQEPSSYGPTRPSHSNGQDVQGGSSAGYGQDLSGFGHTFADPSQQTASYGAPTAQPAAGPQPTAAAFARGQNHNVTGFHPYRR